Proteins encoded in a region of the Anopheles ziemanni chromosome 2, idAnoZiCoDA_A2_x.2, whole genome shotgun sequence genome:
- the LOC131282998 gene encoding RING finger protein narya-like, producing the protein MSPPQWIHCNLCYYVMVRKERKFYHLSCRHVLCKPCMAKTERGTTCPVCHQSLSRFSELNNQMDRKEKMYYDPGAHKTFGDACQIAVFQLKQRENMVRGILRCRKAIPQMKEMFNTLRQRIVETQRQYEKYRTYRRNLQEIMRQNSPAYGTPRAIRAPIVRQPPTSLSIRASERDSRSQLLTPTSGRDRPSILGSGGFVRASGISAYPTPLHHSTSTPKYGQPITPGSEIAHNKFIAGMQTSVSSISSQLSDDFLPAPGSSSVSIF; encoded by the exons atgagtCCCCCACAGTGGATACACTGCAATCTATGCTACTATGTTATGGTGCGCAAGGAGAGGAAGTTCTATCATTTGTCCTGTCGCCATGTCCTCTGCAAACCGTGCATGGCCAAAACGG AACGAGGGACAACTTGTCCGGTATGCCACCAATCGCTCAGCCGGTTTTCGGAGCTAAATAATCAG ATGGATCGCAAGGAAAAAATGTATTACGATCCCGGTGCGCACAAGACGTTTGGCGATGCCTGCCAGATTGCGGTGTTTCAGCTCAAACAGCGTGAAAATATGGTTCGGGGGATATTACGTTGT AGAAAAGCGATACCGCAAATGAAGGAAATGTTTAATACTCTACGCCAGCGGATAGTGGAAACACAGCGCCAGTACGAAAAGTATCGAACCTATCGGCGCAATCTGCAGGAAATTATGCGCCAAAACTCCCCGGCATATGGGACTCCCCGGGCGATCCGGGCACCCATTGTCCGTCAGCCTCCAACGTCACTGTCCATTCGTGCGAGCGAACGGGACAGTCGTAGTCAGCTGTTGACACCGACTTCCGGTAGGGATAGGCCATCGATACTCGGGAGTGGTGGATTCGTCCGTGCCTCCGGAATTAGT GCATACCCAACCCCTCTTCATCACAGTACCAGCACGCCGAAGTATGGCCAACCAATTACACCCGGCAGTGAGATAGCACACAACAAGTTCATTGCCGGCATGCAAACCTCTGTTTCGAGCATAAGTTCCCAGCTCAGCGATGATTTTTTACCTGCCCCCGGTAGTAGTAGTGTGAGTATTTTCTAA